A single window of Actinoallomurus bryophytorum DNA harbors:
- a CDS encoding ABC transporter permease, which translates to MRTEVLRFALRGLAANKLRSGLTTLGILIGVGAVILLVAVGNGSSKQVQKNIERLGTNTLTVTPSTSRGGGRGGGGGGFARAFGGGAGGAGAQQQTGPRTQARDLTVDDARAMADAAAAPSVKSVSPVVNASAANATYAGTSHAIQQFVGTYPTYFEASNDPVEHGTYFTNDDVLNDRKVVVIGQTVNEDLFGTVDSIGKQVMVNGVNFTVVGVLKTKGSSGFQDADDVAIAPLPAVQESLTGYGALNQIVVQAKTPKSVDAAQSEVTDILNQRHGITGGNTADFQILNQATLQSAISSSGKTFTVLLGAVAAISLLVGGIGITNIMLVTVTERTREIGIRKAIGAPRGAILGQFLVEATVLSLLGGLLGVAAGVIGSEFKVVGVQPVIVPSSIALALGVSIAIGLFFGSYPANRAAKLRPIEALRHE; encoded by the coding sequence ATGAGAACAGAGGTGCTCAGGTTCGCGTTGCGCGGCCTTGCCGCCAACAAGCTTCGCAGCGGTCTGACGACGCTCGGCATCCTGATCGGGGTCGGCGCGGTGATCCTGCTGGTCGCGGTCGGCAACGGCTCGTCCAAGCAGGTGCAGAAGAACATCGAACGGCTCGGCACGAACACCCTGACCGTGACGCCGTCCACGTCGAGAGGCGGAGGACGTGGCGGTGGCGGTGGCGGCTTCGCGCGAGCGTTCGGAGGGGGCGCCGGCGGTGCCGGGGCCCAGCAGCAGACCGGGCCGCGTACGCAGGCACGCGACCTGACCGTCGACGACGCGCGCGCCATGGCCGACGCGGCGGCGGCGCCCTCGGTCAAGAGCGTGTCGCCGGTGGTGAACGCCTCGGCCGCCAACGCGACGTACGCGGGGACGAGTCATGCGATCCAGCAGTTCGTCGGGACGTATCCCACCTACTTCGAGGCGTCCAACGACCCCGTCGAGCACGGCACCTACTTCACCAACGACGACGTGCTGAACGACCGCAAGGTCGTCGTGATCGGGCAGACCGTCAACGAGGACCTGTTCGGCACGGTCGACTCGATCGGCAAGCAGGTCATGGTCAACGGCGTGAACTTCACCGTCGTCGGGGTGCTGAAGACGAAGGGCTCGTCGGGTTTCCAGGACGCCGACGACGTCGCGATCGCGCCCCTGCCGGCCGTACAGGAGAGCCTGACCGGGTACGGGGCGCTCAACCAGATCGTCGTGCAGGCCAAGACGCCCAAGTCCGTCGACGCCGCGCAGTCGGAGGTCACCGACATCCTGAACCAGCGGCACGGCATCACGGGGGGAAACACGGCCGACTTCCAGATTCTCAACCAGGCGACCCTGCAGTCGGCGATCAGCAGTAGCGGCAAGACGTTCACCGTGCTGCTCGGCGCGGTGGCCGCGATCAGCCTGCTGGTCGGCGGCATCGGGATCACCAACATCATGTTGGTGACCGTCACCGAGCGAACCCGCGAGATCGGTATCCGCAAGGCGATCGGAGCGCCGCGAGGCGCCATCCTCGGCCAGTTCCTCGTCGAGGCCACCGTGCTCAGCCTGCTGGGCGGGCTGCTCGGCGTGGCCGCCGGTGTGATCGGCAGCGAGTTCAAGGTCGTGGGAGTGCAGCCGGTCATCGTCCCGAGCTCGATCGCGCTGGCCCTAGGGGTCTCCATCGCGATCGGCCTGTTCTTCGGCAGCTATCCGGCCAACCGCGCGGCCAAGCTCCGGCCCATCGAAGCCCTCCGCCATGAATAG
- a CDS encoding C40 family peptidase — protein MRWPSRRRMLPTVIGISLVTTVVADIAVVMVRDQGASPATQGAERLVAAAETTGYAPSAVSPLRKAVIPHVLAASAQTIPAASVEAARHVKGVKSVEVVDAARALVAGKRVGVMGVEPSTFRAYTPEASAKSDALWRNISGGDVAISFTMGKDGGVPLASWTQIGGTEHKTAVRVGAYATMGIGQVDAVVSHTTAHAIGMPSGNALLVSAPHTNVTKLRKALAQVLPHGVKTAALESRYDGTTTPGGAPSSATGRVMTAPEVNTAIRAAESKIGMPYVWGGESDREGGYDCSGLVQWAFARAGIKMPRTADIQAFTGWRLPYSKAQPGDLLTWKNDPTFNGVSHIAIYLGNNKMVVAPHTGTDVQIQTVYMTNFWGAIRVNPQLAAQKAGGA, from the coding sequence GTGCGCTGGCCGAGCCGCCGCCGCATGTTGCCGACGGTCATTGGCATTTCGCTGGTCACCACGGTCGTCGCGGATATCGCGGTCGTGATGGTCCGCGACCAGGGCGCGAGCCCGGCGACACAGGGCGCGGAGCGCCTTGTCGCCGCCGCCGAGACGACCGGCTACGCGCCGAGCGCGGTGTCGCCACTGCGCAAGGCGGTCATACCGCACGTCCTCGCGGCTTCGGCACAGACCATTCCCGCGGCCAGCGTCGAGGCGGCCCGGCACGTGAAGGGCGTCAAGTCCGTCGAGGTCGTCGACGCGGCCCGCGCGCTCGTCGCCGGCAAGCGCGTCGGCGTGATGGGTGTCGAGCCGTCCACCTTCCGCGCGTACACGCCCGAGGCCAGCGCCAAGTCCGACGCGCTGTGGCGCAACATCTCCGGCGGCGACGTCGCCATCTCGTTCACCATGGGCAAGGACGGCGGCGTCCCACTGGCGTCGTGGACCCAGATCGGCGGCACGGAGCACAAGACCGCCGTGCGCGTCGGCGCGTACGCCACGATGGGCATCGGCCAGGTCGACGCGGTGGTCTCGCACACCACGGCGCACGCCATCGGCATGCCGTCCGGCAACGCGCTGCTCGTCAGTGCTCCGCACACCAACGTCACCAAGCTGCGCAAGGCGCTCGCCCAGGTCCTGCCACACGGCGTCAAGACCGCGGCGCTGGAGTCGCGTTACGACGGCACGACCACGCCGGGCGGCGCACCCTCCTCGGCCACCGGCAGGGTCATGACCGCGCCCGAGGTCAACACCGCGATACGGGCGGCCGAGTCCAAGATCGGCATGCCGTACGTCTGGGGCGGGGAGTCCGACCGTGAGGGCGGCTACGACTGCTCCGGGCTCGTGCAGTGGGCCTTCGCGCGCGCCGGCATCAAGATGCCGCGCACCGCCGACATCCAGGCGTTCACCGGCTGGCGGCTCCCGTACAGCAAGGCGCAGCCGGGCGACCTGCTGACGTGGAAGAACGACCCGACCTTCAACGGTGTCTCGCACATCGCCATCTACCTGGGCAACAACAAGATGGTGGTCGCTCCGCACACCGGCACCGACGTGCAGATCCAGACGGTCTACATGACCAACTTCTGGGGCGCGATCCGGGTCAACCCGCAGCTTGCCGCCCAGAAGGCCGGCGGCGCCTGA
- a CDS encoding DUF5666 domain-containing protein encodes MSGTRRKTTDAPREDLDTSSEDVLNSSPFEGDLAEQLATEPRPRRRPPSVTVLLGVAVLLVGGFVGGVQADRHWGKTKSPDPAALINQFAARRGAQGGGGGFGGGQGGGQGAGQAAGRGSGQGGGAGGGGGTSGTVKLVDGSTIYVQTPSGIVRVKTTGSTKVTIAKKSTTKALKAGSPVTVQGSAGQDGTVTATSVNQGG; translated from the coding sequence TTGAGTGGAACCCGGCGCAAGACGACTGACGCGCCACGCGAGGACCTCGACACGTCGAGCGAGGACGTGCTGAACTCCTCGCCGTTCGAGGGCGACCTGGCCGAACAGCTCGCGACCGAACCACGGCCACGCCGGCGACCGCCGTCGGTGACGGTCCTGCTCGGCGTGGCGGTACTCCTCGTCGGGGGTTTCGTCGGCGGCGTACAGGCAGACCGGCACTGGGGGAAGACCAAGTCGCCCGACCCGGCCGCCCTGATCAACCAGTTCGCGGCACGACGAGGTGCGCAGGGGGGTGGAGGAGGCTTCGGCGGCGGGCAGGGCGGGGGACAGGGTGCCGGTCAGGCGGCGGGCCGCGGCTCGGGCCAGGGAGGCGGCGCCGGCGGCGGTGGCGGTACGTCGGGCACGGTCAAGCTCGTGGACGGCAGCACGATCTACGTCCAGACCCCCAGCGGGATCGTCCGCGTGAAGACCACCGGATCCACGAAGGTCACCATCGCGAAGAAGTCGACCACCAAGGCGCTCAAGGCCGGCTCACCGGTCACGGTGCAGGGCAGCGCCGGCCAGGACGGCACCGTCACGGCGACCAGCGTGAACCAGGGCGGCTGA
- a CDS encoding thioredoxin domain-containing protein — MNRLKDATSPYLLQHAGNPVHWFPWGDDAFEEARRRDVPILLSVGYSACHWCHVMAHESFEDQETAGLMNDLFVSVKVDREERPDVDAVYMEATQAMTGQGGWPMTVFMTPSGEPFYCGTYFPRPHFRQLLQAISQTWHEKRDDVVAQGQKVVDALGGTVSLGGEDAPTADVQAAAVQALAATYDHERGGFGTSPKFPPSMALEFLLRYAARTGGGDGLRMAEGTLGAMARGGIYDQLGGGFARYSVDDGWVVPHFEKMLYDNALLARAYAHWWRLTGSETARRVALETCDWMLADLRTAQGGFASALDADSETPAGDHEEGAYYVWTPDQLTEVLGAEDGAYAAELFEVTGTFEHGTSVLQLLRPPADEGRHARVRTALLEARTRRVPPGRDDKVVAAWNGLAIAALAECGAYFDRPDLVAAADAATGLLRGIHWRDGRLLRTSREGTAGGNAGVLEDYADLAEGLIALYGVTGEAAHADFAGELLDVVLERFADGRGGFFDTADDAERLWKRPQDPTDNATPSGQFAAAGALLSYAALTGSARHREAAVAALRPVVPLAERHARFAGWGLAVAEARLAGPLEVAVAGPADDPRTRELHRAALLSPVPAVVATGTGVPLMEGRIPVDGVPAAYVCRDFACRMPVTAVDALKAELTAG, encoded by the coding sequence ATGAACCGGTTGAAGGACGCCACCAGTCCGTACCTGCTGCAGCATGCCGGGAACCCGGTGCACTGGTTCCCCTGGGGTGATGACGCCTTCGAGGAGGCCCGTCGCAGGGACGTCCCGATCCTGCTCTCCGTCGGTTACAGCGCCTGCCACTGGTGCCATGTCATGGCCCACGAGTCCTTCGAGGACCAGGAGACCGCGGGGCTGATGAACGACCTGTTCGTCAGCGTCAAGGTGGACCGCGAGGAGCGCCCGGACGTCGACGCGGTCTACATGGAGGCCACCCAGGCGATGACCGGCCAGGGCGGCTGGCCGATGACCGTGTTCATGACCCCGTCCGGCGAGCCGTTCTACTGCGGCACCTACTTCCCGAGGCCGCACTTCCGGCAGCTCCTCCAGGCGATCTCCCAGACCTGGCACGAAAAGCGCGACGACGTCGTCGCCCAGGGACAGAAGGTCGTCGACGCGCTGGGCGGGACGGTCTCCCTCGGCGGCGAGGACGCTCCCACCGCCGACGTCCAGGCCGCGGCCGTACAGGCCCTCGCCGCGACCTACGACCACGAGCGCGGCGGGTTCGGCACCTCGCCGAAGTTCCCGCCGTCGATGGCGCTGGAGTTCCTGCTCCGGTACGCCGCGCGCACGGGCGGCGGAGACGGCTTGAGGATGGCGGAGGGCACACTCGGCGCGATGGCCCGCGGCGGCATCTACGACCAGCTCGGCGGCGGCTTCGCCCGCTACTCCGTCGACGACGGCTGGGTCGTGCCCCACTTTGAGAAGATGCTCTACGACAACGCGCTGCTGGCACGCGCCTATGCCCACTGGTGGCGGCTCACCGGATCGGAGACGGCCCGCCGCGTCGCGCTGGAGACCTGCGACTGGATGCTGGCCGACCTGCGGACCGCGCAGGGCGGCTTCGCGAGCGCCCTCGACGCCGACAGCGAGACGCCCGCCGGAGACCACGAGGAAGGCGCCTACTACGTCTGGACGCCCGACCAGCTCACCGAGGTCCTCGGGGCCGAGGACGGCGCGTACGCCGCGGAGCTGTTCGAGGTCACCGGCACCTTCGAGCACGGCACGTCGGTTCTGCAGCTCCTGCGGCCGCCGGCCGACGAGGGCCGTCACGCGCGGGTGCGCACGGCACTGCTGGAGGCACGTACGCGGCGCGTTCCCCCCGGCCGCGACGACAAGGTTGTCGCCGCCTGGAACGGCCTGGCCATCGCCGCCCTCGCCGAGTGCGGCGCGTACTTCGACCGGCCCGATCTCGTCGCGGCCGCCGATGCCGCGACGGGCCTGCTCCGCGGCATCCACTGGCGCGACGGGCGGCTGCTGCGCACCTCACGCGAGGGTACGGCCGGTGGCAACGCGGGCGTGCTGGAGGACTACGCCGACCTGGCCGAGGGTCTCATCGCGCTCTACGGCGTGACCGGTGAGGCCGCGCACGCGGACTTCGCGGGTGAGCTGCTCGACGTCGTGCTGGAGCGGTTCGCCGACGGCCGGGGCGGGTTCTTCGACACCGCCGACGACGCCGAGCGGCTCTGGAAGCGCCCGCAGGACCCCACCGACAACGCGACGCCGTCCGGGCAGTTCGCCGCGGCCGGCGCCCTGCTGTCCTACGCCGCACTCACCGGGTCGGCGCGGCACCGCGAGGCCGCCGTCGCCGCTCTGCGCCCGGTGGTGCCGCTGGCCGAGCGCCACGCGCGTTTCGCCGGCTGGGGCCTGGCGGTCGCGGAGGCGCGTCTCGCCGGGCCACTGGAGGTGGCCGTGGCCGGACCGGCCGACGACCCCCGCACACGGGAGCTGCATCGCGCCGCGCTGCTGAGCCCGGTGCCCGCCGTCGTGGCGACCGGCACTGGAGTGCCGCTCATGGAGGGGCGCATTCCGGTCGACGGAGTGCCCGCGGCGTACGTCTGCCGCGATTTCGCCTGCCGGATGCCGGTCACCGCCGTCGACGCGCTCAAGGCCGAGCTGACCGCAGGCTGA